One region of Catenuloplanes indicus genomic DNA includes:
- a CDS encoding sugar ABC transporter ATP-binding protein: MPDPQPILQMKGITKQFPGVTALAGVDFRLFPGEVHALMGENGAGKSTLIKVLTGVYQAEAGEAVLAGERVHFSSPLKAQQAGVSTVYQEVNLCPNLSVAENIFIGREPRFLGLINNYPAMRRRSRELLARVDLDIDVTAPLASYSLAIQQLIAIVRAVDISAKVVILDEPTSSLDTGEVQQLFRVMRRLKEDGVALLFVSHFLEQIYEISDRMTILRNGRLVGEWRTAELSRIELVSKMIGTELSVLEQLEEQPRRELAALERQEPFLQATGLGKTGLVQPFDLSIHRGEVVGLAGLLGSGRTEVARLIFGADRAETGTIVIDGTPQTVKTPRTAIGRNIAFLPENRKTEGLVGDLSVRENIILAMQAARGWMRPVPPRRRDELVNKYIEALSIRPANPDALVRNLSGGNQQKVLLARWLITQPKLLILDEPTRGIDVGAKAEIQRLVVSLAADGMSVLFISAELEEVLRLSHKVGVLRDRRLVAELANDDSLTADRIMQTIASGEGDPA; encoded by the coding sequence ATGCCGGACCCACAGCCGATTCTGCAGATGAAGGGCATCACCAAGCAGTTCCCCGGCGTCACCGCGCTGGCCGGCGTCGACTTCCGGCTCTTTCCCGGCGAGGTGCACGCCCTGATGGGCGAGAACGGCGCCGGCAAGTCCACCCTGATCAAGGTGCTCACCGGCGTCTACCAGGCCGAGGCCGGCGAGGCCGTGCTGGCCGGCGAGCGGGTGCACTTCAGCAGCCCGCTCAAGGCGCAGCAGGCCGGTGTCAGCACGGTCTACCAGGAGGTGAACCTCTGCCCCAACCTCTCGGTGGCGGAGAACATCTTCATCGGGCGCGAGCCGCGGTTCCTCGGCCTGATCAACAACTACCCGGCGATGCGCCGGCGGTCCCGCGAGCTGCTCGCCCGCGTCGACCTGGACATCGACGTGACCGCGCCGCTGGCCAGTTACTCGCTGGCGATCCAGCAGCTGATCGCGATCGTCCGGGCGGTGGACATCTCCGCCAAGGTGGTGATCCTGGACGAGCCCACGTCCAGTCTGGACACCGGCGAGGTGCAGCAGCTGTTCCGGGTGATGCGGCGGCTCAAGGAGGACGGCGTCGCGCTGCTGTTCGTATCGCACTTCCTGGAGCAGATCTACGAGATCTCCGACCGGATGACGATCCTGCGCAACGGCCGCCTGGTCGGCGAGTGGCGGACCGCGGAGCTGAGCCGGATCGAGCTGGTCTCCAAGATGATCGGCACCGAGCTCTCCGTGCTGGAGCAGCTGGAGGAGCAGCCGCGGCGCGAGCTGGCCGCGCTCGAGCGGCAGGAACCGTTCCTGCAGGCGACCGGGCTGGGCAAGACCGGGCTGGTGCAGCCGTTCGACCTGTCGATCCACCGCGGTGAGGTGGTCGGCCTGGCCGGACTGCTCGGCTCCGGGCGTACCGAGGTGGCGCGGTTGATCTTCGGAGCGGACCGGGCGGAGACCGGGACGATCGTCATCGACGGCACACCGCAGACGGTGAAGACCCCGCGCACCGCGATCGGGCGGAACATCGCGTTCCTGCCGGAGAACCGCAAGACCGAGGGCCTGGTCGGCGATCTGTCGGTGCGGGAGAACATCATCCTGGCGATGCAGGCGGCGCGCGGCTGGATGCGCCCGGTGCCGCCGCGCCGCCGGGACGAGCTGGTGAACAAGTACATCGAGGCGTTGAGCATCCGGCCGGCCAACCCGGACGCGCTGGTGCGCAACCTCAGCGGCGGCAACCAGCAGAAGGTGCTGCTCGCCCGGTGGCTGATCACCCAGCCCAAGCTGCTGATCCTGGACGAGCCCACGCGCGGCATCGACGTCGGCGCGAAGGCGGAGATCCAGCGGCTGGTGGTCTCGCTGGCCGCGGACGGCATGTCGGTGCTGTTCATCTCCGCGGAGCTGGAGGAGGTGCTGCGGCTCAGCCACAAGGTCGGCGTGCTGCGGGACCGGCGCCTGGTGGCGGAGCTGGCCAACGACGATTCGCTGACCGCCGACCGGATCATGCAGACGATCGCGAGCGGGGAGGGGGACCCGGCATGA
- a CDS encoding LacI family DNA-binding transcriptional regulator, which translates to MTSTPDAARPAVMTDVARLAGVSHQTVSRVLNNHPSVRPDTRERVMRAVTELSYRPNAMARGLASRRSRVLGVVSFDTILFGPASTLLGIERAARGAGYGVSIVALERVDRAGVLSAVDGLAAQGVDGIIIIAPQMAAQAALHSLPRGLPAVAVETGQDGVLPAVSVDQAEGARLAVRHLVELGHRTVWHVAGPGDWLEARDRVHGWRAALEEAGCPVPPVISGDWGARSGFTAGAALTGRDAVTAVFTANDQMALGLLRALHERGVRVPQDISVVGFDDIPEAEFMLPPLTTVRQDFDEVGRRSIAALLRIVEGADEDSPEPPPAVVPPTLVIRRSTAPPRA; encoded by the coding sequence GTGACATCGACTCCCGACGCGGCGCGACCGGCGGTCATGACCGACGTCGCCCGGCTCGCCGGTGTCTCGCACCAGACCGTCTCCCGCGTGCTGAACAACCACCCCAGCGTGCGGCCGGACACGCGCGAGCGGGTCATGCGCGCGGTCACCGAGCTGAGCTACCGGCCCAACGCGATGGCCCGCGGCCTGGCCAGCCGCCGGTCCCGGGTGCTCGGCGTGGTGAGCTTCGACACCATCCTGTTCGGTCCCGCGTCCACATTGCTCGGCATCGAGCGGGCCGCACGCGGCGCGGGCTACGGCGTCAGCATCGTCGCGCTGGAGCGGGTCGACCGGGCCGGTGTGCTCTCCGCCGTCGACGGGCTGGCCGCACAGGGCGTGGACGGCATCATCATCATCGCGCCACAGATGGCCGCGCAGGCCGCGCTGCACAGCCTGCCGCGCGGCCTGCCCGCGGTCGCGGTCGAGACCGGCCAGGACGGCGTGCTCCCGGCCGTCTCGGTCGACCAGGCCGAGGGCGCGCGGCTCGCGGTCCGGCACCTGGTCGAGCTGGGCCACCGCACGGTCTGGCACGTGGCCGGCCCCGGCGACTGGCTGGAGGCACGCGACCGCGTGCACGGCTGGCGTGCCGCGCTGGAGGAGGCCGGTTGCCCGGTCCCGCCGGTGATCTCCGGTGACTGGGGCGCCCGCTCCGGTTTCACCGCCGGTGCCGCACTGACCGGCCGCGACGCGGTCACCGCGGTCTTCACGGCGAACGATCAGATGGCCCTCGGCCTGCTGCGCGCACTGCACGAGCGCGGCGTCCGGGTGCCGCAGGACATCAGCGTGGTCGGCTTCGACGACATCCCGGAGGCGGAGTTCATGCTGCCGCCGCTGACCACGGTCCGGCAGGACTTCGACGAGGTCGGCCGGCGCAGCATCGCCGCGCTGCTGCGGATCGTCGAGGGCGCCGACGAGGACTCACCGGAGCCCCCGCCCGCCGTGGTCCCGCCGACGCTCGTGATCCGCCGCTCCA
- a CDS encoding ABC transporter substrate-binding protein: protein MHASRRKLFAVVAAAGLVTSGLVACGDGTRDDDAGAAGGDDKIVLGFAQVGAESGWRTANTKSIQDSAKAEGIELQFTDAQQKQENQIKSIRGFIQQKVDVIAFSPVVNTGWDPVLKEAKAAGIPVILTDRAVDSQDTSLYVTFIGSDFILEGKRAGDWLLKEYEGKNETVNIVELQGSPGAAPAIDRKKGFADAIAANPNFKVIASQTGEFTRAKGKEVMTAFLQSNPDIDVLYAHNDDMALGAIQAIEEAGKKPGTDIKIISIDGVKDAFQAMVDGKINVVVECNPLLGPQLMDLVKKVVAGETVEKRILTEEGVFTQDQAAAALPSRQY from the coding sequence ATGCACGCAAGCAGGAGGAAGCTTTTCGCGGTCGTCGCGGCGGCCGGTCTGGTCACCAGTGGCCTGGTGGCCTGCGGCGACGGTACGCGGGACGACGACGCCGGTGCGGCCGGCGGCGACGACAAGATCGTCCTCGGGTTCGCGCAGGTCGGCGCGGAGTCCGGCTGGCGCACGGCGAACACGAAGTCCATCCAGGACTCCGCCAAGGCGGAGGGGATCGAGCTCCAGTTCACCGACGCGCAGCAGAAGCAGGAGAACCAGATCAAGTCGATCCGGGGGTTCATCCAGCAGAAGGTGGACGTCATCGCGTTCTCGCCGGTGGTCAACACCGGCTGGGACCCGGTGCTGAAGGAGGCGAAGGCGGCCGGCATCCCGGTGATCCTGACCGACCGCGCGGTCGACTCGCAGGACACCTCGCTCTACGTCACGTTCATCGGCTCGGACTTCATCCTGGAGGGCAAGCGCGCCGGCGACTGGCTGCTCAAGGAGTACGAGGGCAAGAACGAGACGGTCAACATCGTGGAGCTGCAGGGCTCCCCGGGCGCGGCCCCGGCGATCGACCGGAAGAAGGGCTTCGCCGACGCGATCGCGGCGAATCCGAACTTCAAGGTCATCGCCTCCCAGACCGGCGAGTTCACCAGGGCCAAGGGCAAGGAGGTGATGACCGCGTTCCTCCAGTCCAACCCGGACATCGACGTGCTCTACGCGCACAACGACGACATGGCGCTGGGTGCGATCCAGGCGATCGAGGAGGCCGGCAAGAAGCCCGGCACCGATATCAAGATCATCTCGATCGACGGCGTCAAGGACGCGTTCCAGGCGATGGTCGACGGAAAGATCAACGTGGTCGTCGAGTGCAACCCGCTGCTCGGCCCGCAGCTGATGGACCTGGTCAAGAAGGTCGTGGCCGGCGAGACCGTGGAGAAGCGGATCCTCACCGAGGAGGGCGTCTTCACCCAGGACCAGGCCGCCGCCGCGCTGCCCAGCCGGCAGTACTGA
- a CDS encoding glycoside hydrolase family 43 protein: MGAFRNPVVSGFFPDPSVCRVGQDYYLATSSFEYVPGVPILHSRDLVHWRQIGNALGEEQLGFGPRVPASGGVYAPTLRHHDGLFWLITTNLSGGGTVIVTATDPAGPWSDPVRVPGITGIDPDLAWDAEGNCWCTFAGIKQARIDPKTGETLETPRRIWSGTPGVQFPEAPHLYRIGEWWYLLIAEGGTERGHGVSIARGPRPDGPFEPCPANPILTHRSTGRPIQNTGHGDLIRAHDGTWWLLFLGVRPRGGGPGYHVLGRETFLAPVTWADGWPVIGDVAPVTEGPTLPAAPWPESGDEERDDFTGPRLHPRWIQPRVATARLDVREGWLTVPEGGFAGRRQTHLSCRVQTRADAEPGAAGGLMVRLDERHWYGVHVDGDQVVAEARIGPLRQVLGIHRRPPGPVLLTVAIDAAGPDPDSPTDSPDLVRLGLVADDEFVSLAELDGRYLSTEVAGGFTGRVIGLSALRGTVHFDWFSYTGSDA; this comes from the coding sequence ATCGGCGCTTTTCGGAACCCCGTCGTCTCCGGCTTCTTCCCCGACCCGAGCGTGTGCCGCGTCGGCCAGGACTACTATCTCGCGACGTCCAGCTTCGAGTACGTGCCCGGCGTGCCGATCCTGCACAGCCGCGACCTGGTGCACTGGCGGCAGATCGGCAACGCGCTCGGCGAGGAGCAGCTCGGATTCGGCCCGCGGGTGCCGGCGTCCGGCGGCGTCTACGCGCCCACGCTGCGTCACCACGACGGGCTGTTCTGGCTGATCACCACGAACCTCTCCGGCGGCGGCACGGTGATCGTGACCGCCACCGACCCGGCCGGCCCGTGGTCCGACCCGGTCCGGGTGCCCGGCATCACCGGCATCGACCCGGACCTCGCCTGGGACGCCGAGGGCAACTGCTGGTGCACGTTCGCCGGGATCAAACAGGCCCGGATCGACCCGAAGACCGGCGAGACGCTGGAGACGCCGCGGCGGATCTGGTCCGGCACGCCCGGCGTGCAGTTCCCGGAGGCGCCGCACCTCTACCGGATCGGCGAGTGGTGGTACCTGCTGATCGCGGAGGGCGGCACCGAGCGCGGGCACGGCGTCTCGATCGCCCGCGGCCCGCGCCCGGACGGCCCGTTCGAGCCGTGCCCGGCCAACCCGATCCTCACCCACCGCAGCACCGGCCGGCCGATCCAGAACACCGGCCACGGCGACCTGATCCGGGCGCACGACGGCACCTGGTGGCTGCTCTTCCTCGGCGTACGTCCGCGCGGCGGTGGCCCCGGGTATCACGTGCTCGGCCGGGAGACGTTCCTGGCGCCGGTGACCTGGGCGGACGGCTGGCCGGTGATCGGCGACGTGGCGCCGGTGACCGAGGGGCCGACGCTGCCCGCCGCGCCCTGGCCGGAGTCCGGCGACGAGGAGCGCGACGACTTCACCGGGCCGCGGCTGCACCCCCGGTGGATCCAGCCGCGCGTCGCGACGGCCCGGCTCGACGTCCGGGAGGGCTGGCTGACCGTGCCGGAGGGCGGATTCGCCGGCCGCCGCCAGACCCACCTGAGCTGCCGCGTGCAGACCCGGGCGGACGCGGAGCCGGGCGCGGCCGGCGGCCTGATGGTGCGGCTGGACGAGCGGCACTGGTACGGCGTGCACGTCGACGGCGACCAGGTCGTCGCGGAGGCCCGGATCGGCCCGCTGCGCCAGGTGCTCGGCATCCACCGCCGGCCGCCGGGCCCGGTGCTGCTGACCGTGGCGATCGACGCGGCTGGCCCGGACCCGGACTCGCCCACCGACTCGCCGGACCTGGTCCGGCTCGGGCTGGTCGCGGACGACGAGTTCGTCTCGCTGGCCGAGCTGGACGGCCGGTACCTGTCGACCGAGGTCGCGGGCGGCTTCACCGGCCGGGTGATCGGGCTGTCCGCGCTGCGCGGAACCGTGCACTTCGACTGGTTCAGCTACACCGGTTCGGACGCCTGA
- a CDS encoding endo-1,4-beta-xylanase: MTDDSKRPPRRRRRPLLAAAAVLLASGAAIAVPQLAAAATTLQSLAAAKGKTVGFALTSSYLNESAYKDIADTEFNLVVAENAMKWSETEPSRNQFTYAAGDAVADYAASSGKQLYGHALVWHQQYPGWVDGISSGTDLLAAMRNHIANVAGHYAGQVVAWDVVNEAFEDNGSRRQSIFQQRIGNSYIEEAFRAARAADPAAKLCINDYSTDAINAKSTAIYNLVQDFKARGVPIDCVGFQAHLILGQVPSDLQANLQRFANLGVDVRITELDVRLPTPADASELATQKSDYQKVFTACANVTRCTGVTVWGITDRYSWVPDVFPGYGAALIWDDNYAKKPAYDGAAAGFGGTVATPTPTGTTGSPTPNPTTPGPGGACAVTYGVNQWNTGFTANVTVRNTGAGVINGWTLRWNYTAGQTVTQSWSSSVTQSGAAVTATNAAWNGAIAAGGSTSFGFNGTHGGTNPAPTAFTLNGAACAVS, translated from the coding sequence ATGACCGACGACTCGAAGCGCCCGCCGAGACGTCGCCGCCGCCCGCTGCTCGCGGCCGCGGCCGTACTGCTCGCCTCCGGTGCCGCGATCGCCGTCCCGCAGCTCGCCGCCGCCGCCACCACGCTGCAGAGCCTGGCCGCGGCGAAGGGCAAGACGGTCGGCTTCGCGCTCACGTCGAGCTATCTGAACGAGTCCGCGTACAAGGACATCGCCGACACCGAGTTCAACCTGGTGGTGGCCGAGAACGCGATGAAGTGGTCGGAGACCGAGCCGTCCCGCAACCAGTTCACCTACGCCGCCGGTGACGCGGTCGCGGACTACGCGGCGTCGAGCGGCAAGCAGCTCTACGGGCACGCGCTGGTCTGGCATCAGCAGTACCCGGGCTGGGTGGACGGGATCAGCAGCGGCACCGACCTGCTCGCCGCGATGCGGAACCACATCGCGAACGTGGCCGGTCACTACGCCGGCCAGGTGGTCGCCTGGGACGTGGTGAACGAGGCGTTCGAGGACAACGGCTCCCGGCGCCAGTCGATCTTCCAGCAGCGGATCGGCAACTCGTACATCGAGGAGGCGTTCAGGGCCGCGCGCGCCGCGGACCCGGCCGCGAAGCTGTGCATCAACGACTACTCCACGGACGCGATCAACGCGAAGAGCACCGCGATCTACAACCTGGTGCAGGACTTCAAGGCCCGCGGCGTGCCGATCGACTGCGTCGGCTTCCAGGCGCACCTGATCCTCGGCCAGGTCCCGTCCGACCTTCAGGCGAACCTGCAGCGCTTCGCGAACCTGGGCGTGGACGTGCGGATCACCGAGCTGGACGTGCGCCTGCCGACGCCGGCCGACGCGTCCGAGCTGGCCACGCAGAAGAGCGACTACCAGAAGGTCTTCACGGCCTGCGCGAACGTCACGCGGTGCACCGGCGTGACGGTCTGGGGGATCACGGACCGGTACTCCTGGGTGCCGGACGTCTTCCCCGGCTACGGCGCCGCGCTGATCTGGGACGACAACTACGCGAAGAAGCCGGCCTACGACGGCGCGGCCGCGGGCTTCGGCGGCACGGTCGCCACGCCGACGCCGACCGGCACCACTGGCTCGCCGACGCCGAACCCGACCACGCCCGGCCCGGGTGGCGCCTGCGCGGTCACCTACGGCGTGAACCAGTGGAACACCGGCTTCACCGCGAACGTGACCGTGCGGAACACCGGCGCCGGCGTGATCAACGGCTGGACGCTGCGCTGGAACTACACGGCCGGTCAGACCGTGACGCAGTCGTGGAGCTCGTCGGTCACCCAGTCCGGCGCCGCGGTCACGGCCACGAACGCGGCCTGGAACGGCGCGATCGCGGCCGGCGGCAGCACGTCGTTCGGCTTCAACGGCACGCACGGCGGTACCAACCCGGCGCCCACCGCGTTCACCCTCAACGGGGCGGCCTGCGCGGTGTCCTGA
- a CDS encoding LacI family DNA-binding transcriptional regulator, whose product MTVGEGRRVTITAIAAEAGVSVPTVSRVLNGRSDVSPQTRERVEELLRQHGYRRRAARSRVSASLIDLVFNDLDSPWAVEIIRGVEDVAHAAGVGTVVSAIHQRSTSARQWLQNLRARATDGVIFVVSDLSPPLLAELRRLNIPMVVVDPAGVPAMDIPTIGATNWAGGLSATEHLLSLGHRRIGFIAGPKRLLCSRARLDGYRAGLEAAGIEVADELLFQGDFYHESGFAGGAAMLELDDPPTAIFAASDQMAFGVYEAVRRRGLRVPDDISVVGFDDLPEARWASPPLTTVRQPLAEMGLLAARTVLRLAQGEDIETPRVELATHLVVRDSTAPL is encoded by the coding sequence GTGACCGTCGGCGAGGGGCGCAGGGTCACCATCACCGCGATCGCGGCGGAGGCGGGCGTCTCGGTGCCGACCGTCTCGCGCGTGCTGAACGGGCGGTCCGACGTGTCGCCGCAGACCCGGGAGCGCGTCGAGGAACTGCTGCGCCAGCACGGTTACCGGCGCCGCGCCGCCCGCAGCCGGGTCTCCGCCAGCCTGATCGACCTGGTCTTCAACGATCTGGACAGCCCGTGGGCCGTCGAGATCATTCGCGGTGTGGAGGACGTGGCGCACGCGGCCGGCGTCGGCACCGTGGTCTCCGCGATCCACCAGCGCTCCACGTCCGCCCGGCAGTGGTTGCAGAACCTGCGGGCCCGCGCCACCGACGGCGTCATCTTCGTGGTCTCCGACCTGTCGCCGCCGCTGCTGGCCGAGCTGCGCCGGCTGAACATCCCGATGGTGGTGGTCGACCCGGCCGGCGTGCCCGCGATGGACATCCCGACGATCGGCGCGACGAACTGGGCGGGCGGCTTGAGCGCGACCGAGCACCTGCTGTCGCTCGGCCATCGGCGGATCGGCTTCATCGCCGGGCCGAAGCGGCTGCTCTGCTCGCGGGCCCGGCTGGACGGCTACCGCGCCGGGCTGGAGGCGGCCGGCATCGAGGTCGCGGACGAGCTGCTGTTCCAGGGCGACTTCTACCACGAGTCCGGCTTCGCCGGCGGCGCCGCGATGCTGGAGCTGGACGACCCGCCGACCGCGATCTTCGCGGCCAGCGACCAGATGGCGTTCGGGGTGTACGAGGCGGTCCGCCGGCGCGGGTTGCGCGTGCCGGACGACATCAGCGTGGTGGGTTTCGACGATCTTCCGGAGGCGCGGTGGGCCTCGCCGCCGCTCACCACGGTGCGTCAGCCGCTGGCCGAGATGGGGCTGCTGGCTGCGCGTACGGTGCTGCGGCTGGCCCAGGGCGAGGATATCGAGACGCCGCGCGTCGAGCTCGCCACCCACCTGGTGGTCCGGGACAGCACCGCGCCACTCTGA
- a CDS encoding ABC transporter permease codes for MTALTKHRLFWPVLVLVVLLLSNLIENPDFFVVRVQDGHLYGNLVDILRFGAPLMLVALGMTLVIATGGIDLSVGSVVSIAGAVACLHISRQADQSAVSAVLLAVAMALGVALLFGAFNGVMVSWIGIQPIIATLILMVAGRGIAQLIMDGQIITINSAPYKWIGAGWLFTLPAAVLIALAMVAITALVMRRSALGLLLESVGGNAEASRLVGIRARSLVLLVYAVSGLCAGLAGLMISSNVSSADGNNAGLLIELDAILAVVIGGTALTGGRFSIGGTVIGALVIQTLSTTVYTLGVPPETTLIFKAVVVTIVCLLQSSAFRSKVFGRWGPRRTPPPSGSPSEPTTNAKVPA; via the coding sequence ATGACCGCGCTGACGAAGCACCGGTTGTTCTGGCCGGTGCTGGTGCTGGTGGTGCTGTTGCTCAGCAACCTGATCGAGAATCCGGACTTCTTCGTGGTCCGGGTGCAGGACGGGCACCTCTACGGCAACCTGGTCGACATCCTCCGGTTCGGCGCGCCGCTGATGCTGGTGGCGCTCGGCATGACGCTGGTGATCGCGACCGGCGGTATCGATCTCTCGGTCGGGTCCGTGGTGTCCATCGCGGGCGCGGTGGCCTGCCTGCACATCAGCCGGCAGGCCGACCAGAGCGCGGTGAGCGCCGTGCTGCTCGCGGTCGCCATGGCGCTCGGCGTGGCGCTGCTGTTCGGCGCGTTCAACGGCGTGATGGTCTCCTGGATCGGCATCCAGCCGATCATCGCGACGCTGATCCTGATGGTGGCCGGCCGCGGCATCGCGCAGCTGATCATGGATGGGCAGATCATCACGATCAACAGTGCGCCGTACAAGTGGATCGGTGCGGGCTGGCTGTTCACGCTGCCGGCCGCGGTGCTGATCGCGCTCGCCATGGTCGCGATCACCGCGCTGGTCATGCGCCGCTCCGCGCTCGGCCTGTTGCTGGAGTCGGTCGGCGGCAACGCGGAGGCGAGCCGGCTGGTCGGTATCCGCGCCCGCAGCCTGGTGCTGCTGGTCTACGCGGTCAGCGGGCTCTGCGCCGGCCTGGCCGGCCTGATGATCAGCTCGAACGTCTCGTCCGCGGACGGCAACAACGCGGGCCTGTTGATCGAGCTGGACGCGATCCTGGCGGTGGTGATCGGCGGCACCGCGCTGACCGGCGGCCGCTTCTCGATCGGCGGTACGGTGATCGGCGCGCTGGTGATCCAGACGTTGTCCACCACGGTCTACACGCTGGGCGTACCGCCGGAGACGACCTTGATCTTCAAGGCGGTCGTGGTGACCATCGTCTGCCTGCTGCAGTCCTCGGCGTTCCGCAGCAAGGTCTTCGGCCGGTGGGGGCCGCGGCGCACGCCACCCCCGTCCGGCAGCCCGTCCGAGCCGACGACGAACGCGAAGGTGCCGGCATGA
- a CDS encoding GAF domain-containing sensor histidine kinase, with protein MEAAKPENEAGRLATLHDLEVLDTDPEQEFDDIVKLASHVCGVPMSLVSLVDADRQWFKAKVGLEADQTSREVSFCAHAILGKDLMVVPDVHQDRRFADNPMVVGDPGVRFYAGAPLVTSDGFALGTLCVVDSEPRRLTLDQLQALRALSRQVTAQLELRRYAKALNRTVARLQDIERRRDDFANLLAGDLRAPLHEFGAYLETVSTDREPDPVLAEALVRTTRQHLDPMRQLVAHLLAMADPENEGYEALHLREVDLTRITERAVQAVRPIAATKEIWILHGQGPPLPIYADPVRLEQVVMHLLFATVKYTSPGGRVRVTTEAEGGPAVRLDDLDQPDTERPSLFTHLYYSAVAQLDDGPDRGLAVAKRILDVHHATLALSDRPGQGTSLRVVFPPVPAAAGALEGAR; from the coding sequence ATGGAAGCGGCAAAGCCGGAGAACGAGGCCGGACGGCTCGCCACGCTCCACGACCTGGAGGTGCTGGACACCGACCCGGAGCAGGAGTTCGACGACATCGTCAAGCTCGCGTCGCACGTCTGCGGCGTACCGATGTCGCTGGTCAGCCTGGTCGACGCGGACCGGCAGTGGTTCAAGGCCAAGGTCGGGCTGGAGGCCGACCAGACCTCGCGCGAGGTCTCGTTCTGCGCCCACGCCATCCTCGGCAAGGACCTGATGGTGGTGCCGGACGTGCACCAGGACCGGCGCTTCGCGGACAACCCGATGGTGGTCGGTGACCCGGGTGTGCGGTTCTACGCCGGTGCGCCGCTGGTCACCAGCGACGGCTTCGCGCTCGGCACGCTGTGCGTGGTCGACTCCGAGCCGCGCCGGCTCACCCTGGACCAACTGCAGGCGCTGCGCGCGCTGTCCCGTCAGGTCACGGCGCAGCTCGAACTCCGGCGGTACGCGAAGGCACTGAACCGGACCGTGGCCCGGTTGCAGGACATCGAGCGCCGCCGGGACGACTTCGCGAACCTGCTCGCCGGTGACCTGCGCGCGCCGCTGCACGAGTTCGGGGCGTACCTGGAGACGGTCAGCACCGACCGGGAGCCGGACCCGGTGCTGGCCGAGGCGCTGGTCCGGACCACCCGGCAGCACCTGGACCCGATGCGGCAGCTGGTCGCGCACCTGCTGGCGATGGCCGACCCGGAGAACGAGGGCTACGAGGCGCTGCACCTGCGCGAGGTCGACCTGACTCGGATCACCGAGCGCGCGGTGCAGGCGGTCCGGCCGATCGCGGCGACCAAGGAGATCTGGATCCTGCACGGGCAGGGACCGCCGCTGCCGATCTACGCGGACCCGGTACGGCTGGAGCAGGTCGTCATGCACCTGCTCTTCGCGACCGTGAAGTACACGTCTCCCGGCGGCCGGGTACGGGTGACCACCGAGGCCGAGGGCGGCCCGGCCGTCCGCCTGGACGACCTGGACCAGCCGGACACCGAGCGGCCCAGCCTGTTCACCCACCTGTACTACAGCGCGGTGGCGCAGCTGGACGACGGGCCGGACCGCGGGCTGGCGGTGGCGAAGCGGATCCTCGACGTGCATCACGCCACGCTCGCGCTCTCCGACCGGCCCGGCCAGGGCACCTCGCTGCGGGTGGTCTTCCCGCCGGTCCCGGCCGCGGCGGGGGCGCTGGAGGGGGCCCGGTAG
- the yjfF gene encoding galactofuranose ABC transporter, permease protein YjfF — MSTTTSPTGVRLAKVFTGRQRYVPILATAGVLLLMWIGGSLTYDNFADLQVLLNVFKDNAFLLVLAVGMTFVILSGGIDLSVGSMLALSTMLCAWLITEEGWSPGTVIPLVLVVGAVSGGAMGAIIHFFEVPPFIATLAGMFLARGLCYVISTDSIRISHPFFTETANTMVPLGDYRIDPSVVTSLIVVAIAFVVLHYTRFGRNVYAIGGNEQSALLMGLPVALTKVGVYAVSGLCATGAGVLYTFYTGAGYSNTGIGMELDAIAAVVIGGTLLTGGAGFVLGTVLGVLVFGVIQTIIQFEGLLSWWTRIAVGALLLLFIVLQRVIGARKT; from the coding sequence ATGAGCACGACTACGTCCCCGACGGGTGTGCGGCTGGCCAAGGTGTTCACCGGCCGCCAGCGGTACGTGCCGATCCTGGCCACCGCGGGCGTGCTGCTGCTGATGTGGATCGGCGGCTCGCTCACCTACGACAACTTCGCGGACCTCCAGGTCCTGCTGAACGTGTTCAAGGACAACGCGTTCCTGCTGGTCCTCGCGGTCGGCATGACATTCGTGATCCTCAGCGGCGGCATCGACCTGTCGGTCGGGTCGATGCTCGCGCTCTCCACCATGCTGTGCGCCTGGCTGATCACCGAGGAGGGCTGGTCGCCGGGCACGGTGATCCCGCTGGTGCTGGTGGTCGGCGCGGTGTCCGGCGGCGCGATGGGCGCGATCATCCATTTCTTCGAGGTGCCGCCGTTCATCGCCACGCTGGCCGGCATGTTCCTGGCTCGCGGTCTCTGCTACGTGATCAGCACGGACTCGATCCGGATCAGCCACCCGTTCTTCACCGAGACGGCGAACACGATGGTCCCGCTGGGCGACTACCGGATCGACCCGAGCGTGGTGACGTCGCTGATCGTGGTCGCGATCGCGTTCGTGGTGCTGCACTACACGCGGTTCGGCCGCAACGTCTACGCGATCGGCGGCAACGAGCAGTCCGCGCTGCTGATGGGCCTGCCGGTGGCGCTGACCAAGGTCGGCGTCTACGCGGTCAGCGGGCTCTGCGCGACCGGCGCAGGCGTGCTGTACACGTTCTACACCGGTGCCGGCTACAGCAACACCGGCATCGGCATGGAACTGGACGCGATCGCGGCCGTGGTGATCGGCGGCACGCTGCTGACCGGCGGCGCCGGCTTCGTGCTCGGCACGGTGCTGGGTGTGCTGGTGTTCGGCGTGATCCAGACGATCATCCAGTTCGAGGGCCTGCTCTCGTGGTGGACCCGGATCGCGGTGGGCGCGCTGCTGCTGCTCTTCATCGTGCTACAGCGCGTCATCGGCGCCCGTAAGACCTGA